The following are encoded in a window of Clupea harengus unplaced genomic scaffold, Ch_v2.0.2, whole genome shotgun sequence genomic DNA:
- the LOC122129938 gene encoding uncharacterized protein LOC122129938: MEVLLSHSLVEVLQSHAVEVLLSHSLVEVLLSLVEVLLSHSLVEVLQSHAVEVLLSHSLVEVLLSLVEVLLSHSLVEVLQSHAVEVLLSHSLVEVLQSHAVEVLLSHSLVEVLLSLVEVLLSHSLVEVLQSHAVEVLLSHSLVEVLLSHSLVEVLLSQSLLEVLLSHSLVEVLLSHSLVEVLLSHSLVEVLLSHSLVEVLLSHAVDRG, encoded by the exons ATGGAGGTTCTGCTGAGTCATAGTCTGGTGGAGGTTCTGCAGAGTCATGCTGTGGAGGTTCTGCTGAGTCATAGTCTGGTGGAGGTTCTGCTGAGTCTGGTGGAG GTTCTGCTGAGTCATAGTCTGGTGGAGGTTCTGCAGAGTCATGCTGTGGAGGTTCTGCTGAGTCATAGTCTGGTGGAGGTTCTGCTGAGTCTGGTGGAGGTTCTGCTGAGTCATAGTCTGGTGGAG GTTCTGCAGAGTCATGCTGTGGAGGTTCTGCTGAGTCATAGTCTGGTGGAGGTTCTGCAGAGTCATGCTGTGGAGGTTCTGCTGAGTCATAGTCTGGTGGAGGTTCTGCTGAGTCTGGTGGAGGTTCTGCTGAGTCATAGTCTGGTGGAGGTTCTGCAGAGTCATGCTGTGGAGGTTCTGCTGAGTCATAGTCTGGTGGAGGTTCTGCTGAGTCATAGTCTGGTGGAGGTTCTGCTGAGTCAGAGTCTGCTGGAGGTTCTGCTGAGTCATAGTCTGGTGGAGGTTCTACTGAGTCATAGTCTGGTGGAGGTTCTGCTGAGTCATAGTCTGGTGGAGGTTCTGCTGAGTCATAGTCTGGTGGAGGTTCTACTAAGTCATGCTGTGGATAGAGGCTGA